The following proteins are encoded in a genomic region of Catharus ustulatus isolate bCatUst1 chromosome 4, bCatUst1.pri.v2, whole genome shotgun sequence:
- the NDUFB2 gene encoding NADH dehydrogenase [ubiquinone] 1 beta subcomplex subunit 2, mitochondrial, giving the protein MVVAALGRAAGRLLRAGAAVPGRRCASGGVHIPPRYRQFPELTRAQVIRGEVLSGFMWFWILWQFWHNSDMVLGHFPYPDASAWTDEELGIPPDDEE; this is encoded by the exons ATGGTGGTGGCGGCGCtgggccgggcggcggggcggctgctgcgggccggggccgccgtGCCCGGGCGGCGTTG CGCGAGCGGCGGGGTGCACATCCCGCCGCGGTACCGGCAGTTCCCGGAGCTGACGCGGGCGCAGGTGATTCGAGGCGAGGTGCTCAGCGGCTTCATGTGGTTCTGGATCCTCTGGCAGTTCTGGCACAACTCGGACATGGTGCTG GGACACTTCCCGTATCCCGACGCTTCGGCCTGGACGGACGAGGAGCTCGGCATTCCTCCGGACGATGAGGAATAG